In one Acipenser ruthenus chromosome 10, fAciRut3.2 maternal haplotype, whole genome shotgun sequence genomic region, the following are encoded:
- the scinla gene encoding scinderin like a — MVAHKEFQNAGKQPGLQIWRIENMDLKPVPKNLYGNFFTGDAYILLHTTQAPSYKLHMWLGEECSQDESGAAAIFATQLDDYLGGKPVQCREVQNYESLSFVGYFKSGIKYQKGGVASGFQHVVTNEMNAKRLLHVKGRITIRATEVEMSWKSFNKGDCFIIDLGKNIYQWCGSECNRYERLKASEVAIGIRDNERNGRGKISMLEEGGEPQEVISVLGPKPEIAPATPDSKVVETANRNKASLWMISDATGSMKTSQVAASSPFKQEMLSTSECYILDNGVDSKIFLWKGKDANPDERKSAMKTAEAFVREKNYPKTTQIQILPQGGETTLFKQFFLNWKDKDQTEGPSEAYVVGKIAKIKQIPFDASTLHSDKAMAAQHGMVDDGAGKVEIWRVEGGDMVHVEPSTYGQFFGGDCYLILYSYKTGGREQHLIYTWQGLKCTKDELTASAFLTVKLDDSMGGSPVQVRVTQGQEPPHLMSLFKGKPMVIHSGGTSRKGGQSSTAPVRLFHIRQSSTKATRAVEVAACASSLNTNDVFVLKAPDAVYVWKGVGATDEEMVAAKHVLSLLGGKSVEIAEGKEPAAFWTALGGKKEYQTSKSLQKTVKLPRLFGCSNKTGRLVAEEVPGDFTQSDLATDDVMLLDTWDQIFLWIGNDANDSEKQGAPKIAKEYMDSDPSGRKGISIATIKQGNEPPTFTGWFMAWDPNMWSVDQLQKMKAGF; from the exons ATGGTGGCCCACAAAGAATTCCAAAATGCCGGGAAGCAACCTGGACTGCAGATCTGGAGAATCGAGAACATGGACTTGAAGCCTGTTCCCAAGAATCTCTATGGAAACTTCTTTACCGGAGATGCTTATATATTGCTGCATACTACCCAAGCTCCTTCTTATAAACTCCACATGTGGCTTG GAGAGGAATGCTCTCAGGATGAAAGTGGTGCTGCTGCCATTTTTGCTACTCAGCTGGATGATTACCTGGGAGGGAAGCCAGTGCAGTGTCGTGAGGTTCAGAACTATGAATCTCTCAGCTTTGTTGGTTATTTCAAATCTGGCATCAAGTATCAG AAAGGTGGCGTTGCCTCAGGATTCCAGCATGTTGTCACCAATGAGATGAATGCGAAGCGTCTGCTGCATGTTAAAGGGAGAATAACCATCAGAGCCACTGAGGTTGAGATGAGCTGGAAGAGCTTCAACAAAGGAGACTGCTTCATTATTGATCTTGGGAAA AACATCTACCAGTGGTGTGGAAGTGAGTGCAACAGGTATGAACGTCTGAAGGCTTCTGAAGTTGCCATAGGTATCCGTGACAACGAACGGAATGGGCGTGGCAAGATTTCAATGTTGGAGGAAGGTGGTGAACCACAAGAAGTCATTAGT gtgCTGGGTCCAAAACCTGAAATTGCACCAGCAACTCCCGATTCTAAAGTGGTTGAGACTGCCAACAGAAACAAAGCCAGCCTTTGGATG ATCTCTGATGCTACCGGATCCATGAAGACATCTCAGGTAGCAGCTTCAAGCCCCTTCAAACAGGAAATGCTCTCGACCAGCGAGTGCTACATTCTGGACAACGGCGTAGACTCCAAGATATTTCTGTGGAAAG GAAAAGACGCAAACCCAGATGAACGCAAGTCAGCTATGAAGACTGCTGAAGCATTCGTAAGAGAAAAGAATTACCCAAAGACAACTCAG ATCCAGATCCTCCCACAAGGTGGGGAAACTACACTCTTCAAACAGTTCTTTTTAAACTGGAAGGACAAGGACCAGACCGAAGGCCCCAGCGAGGCCTATGTTGTCGGCAAGATTGCCAAAATTAAACAAATCCCATTTGACGCCTCAACTCTGCACTCTGACAAAGCAATGGCAGCCCAGCATGGCATGGTAGATGATGGTGCTGGGAAGGTGGAG ATATGGCGCGTTGAAGGAGGTGACATGGTTCACGTTGAGCCTTCAACATATGGCCAGTTCTTTGGGGGAGACTGTTACCTCATCCTGTACAGCTACAAGACTGGAGGAAGGGAACAGCACCTCATTTACACCTG gcagggGTTGAAGTGCACCAAAGATGAGCTGACAGCGTCTGCCTTCCTCACAGTTAAACTGGATGATTCCATGGGAGGTTCTCCAGTTCAG GTGCGTGTGACTCAGGGCCAGGAACCCCCTCACCTCATGAGTCTGTTCAAGGGGAAGCCGATGGTTATTCACAGTGGGGGGACCTCCAGGAAAGGGGGACAGTCCTCCACCGCGCCCGTCCGCCTCTTCCATATCAGACAGAGCTCAACCAAGGCAACCAGAGCCGTGGAA GTGGCTGCTTGTGCATCCTCTCTGAACACCAATGATGTGTTTGTACTGAAAGCTCCAGATGCTGTGTATGTATGGAAGGGAGTTGGAGCCACGGATGAAGAAATGGTGGCGGCCAAACATGTGCTCAGCTTATTGGGAGGAAAATCTGTAGAAATTGCAGAAGGAAAAGAACCCG CTGCATTCTGGACTGCTCTTGGTGGTAAAAAAGAATACCAGACCTCCAAGAGTCTCCAGAAAACTGTCAAGCTACCCCGTCTTTTCGGCTGCTCAAACAAAACTGGACGCCTGGTT GCTGAAGAGGTTCCTGGTGATTTCACCCAGTCCGATCTggccactgatgatgtaatgcTGCTTGATACCTGGGACCAG atctTCTTGTGGATCGGCAATGATGCTAACGACTCCGAAAAGCAGGGAGCTCCTAAAATAG CTAAAGAATACATGGATTCTGACCCCTCTGGACGAAAAGGAATTTCTATTGCAACCATCAAGCAGGGGAATGAACCCCCCACCTTCACAGGCTGGTTCATGGCATGGGACCCCAACATGTGGAGCGTCGACCAGCTGCAGAAAATGAAGGCTGGCTTTTAG
- the zgc:109982 gene encoding retinol dehydrogenase 8, which produces MDQKTVLITGCSSGIGLALAVRIAKDEKKRFKVYATMRNPSKSEKLAEAAGRTLGRTLEIKQLDVCDEQSIKACVDSIPSRRIDVLISNAGMGLIGPIECQSLEEMKAVMDTNFFGLVRLLKEILPDMKRRKRGHIVVISSVMGIQGILFNDIYAASKFAVEGFCESLAVQALRFNLNLTLIEPGPVITEFERKVYEEGLKMDLSAADKETANMFTNIYLKNYNQIFQSLGQSPEDIAEHTHKIITTENPPFRHQTNKLYTPMTTLKYADPNGDLPIDTFYKMVFEHDKIFNASLNFIKMLRWGSRKSFNLGKPQP; this is translated from the exons ATGGACCAGAAAACAGTGCTCATCACAGGCTGCTCCTCGGGGATAGGTCTGGCACTGGCAGTCAGGATCGCCAAGGAtgagaaaaagaggtttaaag TTTACGCCACCATGAGAAACCCAAGTAAAAGCGAAAAGCTGGCAGAAGCAGCCGGAAGAACCCTGGGCAGAACGCTCGAGATCAAGCAGCTGGATGTGTGCGATGAGCAGTCCATCAAGGCGTGCGTGGACAGCATTCCTAGCAGGAGGATCGACGTTCTGA TCAGCAATGCAGGAATGGGGCTTATTGGACCGATTGAGTGTCAGTCACTGGAGGAGATGAAGGCAGTGATGGACACAAACTTCTTCGGACTGGTCAGACTCCTCAAAGAAATCCTGCCCGACATGAAGAGGCGTAAGAGGGGCCACATCGTTGTGATCAGCAGTGTAATGGGTATTCAAG GGATCTTGTTCAATGATATCTACGCTGCATCTAAATTTGCCGTGGAGGGGTTCTGTGAGAGTCTGGCTGTTCAGGCACTAAGGTTTAATCTCAA CCTTACCCTGATCGAGCCTGGCCCTGTGATCACTGAATTCGAACGGAAGGTTTATGAAGAAGGCCTCAAGATGGACCTTTCTGCAGCAGATAAAGAGACTGCCAACATGTTCACCAACATTTACCTGAAAAATTACAACCAGATCTTCCAGAGCCTTGGACAAAGCCCAGAGGACATAGCAGAG CACACGCACAAGATAATCACCACAGAAAACCCGCCATTCCGTCACCAGACCAACAAGCTGTACACCCCCATGACCACCCTCAAGTACGCAGATCCCAACGGAGACCTGCCCATCGACACCTTCTACAAAATGGTGTTCGAGCACGACAAAATCTTCAACGCCAGCCTCAACTTCATCAAAATGCTGCGCTGGGGGAGCCGCAAGAGCTTCAACCTGGGGAAGCCTCAGCCATGA